One segment of Vagococcus martis DNA contains the following:
- a CDS encoding MarR family winged helix-turn-helix transcriptional regulator — translation MNQTEQSLNTFIQLIRASNKLEKIVRQDVTQYQLNITEFAVMELLFHKGKQTIQGIKEKILIASSSTTYVIDQLENKGFVTRQTNINDKRVTFVVLTERGTLLMNEIFPKHAKTITDSMSCLEPNELEQLLKLLAKLNRSLGK, via the coding sequence GTGAATCAAACAGAACAATCGTTAAACACATTTATTCAATTGATACGGGCAAGTAATAAATTGGAAAAAATCGTCAGACAAGATGTCACGCAGTATCAATTAAATATAACCGAATTTGCGGTGATGGAGTTGCTCTTTCACAAAGGAAAACAGACAATCCAAGGGATTAAAGAGAAAATTTTGATAGCTAGTAGTAGTACGACATATGTTATTGACCAATTAGAGAACAAAGGATTTGTCACAAGGCAAACCAATATTAACGATAAGCGAGTGACGTTTGTTGTATTAACAGAGCGTGGGACACTACTCATGAACGAAATTTTTCCTAAACATGCTAAAACCATTACTGATTCAATGTCATGTTTAGAGCCAAATGAATTAGAACAACTATTAAAGTTATTAGCCAAATTAAATAGGTCACTAGGAAAATAG
- a CDS encoding helix-turn-helix domain-containing protein, giving the protein MYKNNLKNLMIERNISNNKLATETSISRQAISKIKNNEFHDISINVLTELLEYFDVTFDEFGTIYTRNECLQALLPDKGFTNKNLQLLESLISKNLNISCTYHSYSNNQSLNIYSKKHDKKFDFSGNFRVNTTLHGLTFEIIDFDLYIRNKKINFDNFYRFYQNFINQLECYASHLGFTQIAININPYIDDNLSELVDPRDINIPDLKFLIAHSNYSNRENELIKMSIIKNRHYREFSHDYAFQTANKKINTINHYIDSLPRLNFFEKEKRRLSMLSEKNIHSNHYTKIFFKQLNPEIIPKEKLEKDMLKR; this is encoded by the coding sequence ATGTATAAAAATAATCTTAAAAACTTAATGATAGAAAGAAATATTAGTAACAACAAATTAGCTACGGAAACTTCGATATCTCGTCAAGCAATTAGTAAAATTAAAAACAATGAATTTCATGATATTTCAATTAATGTCTTAACAGAGTTATTAGAATACTTTGACGTAACTTTTGATGAGTTTGGAACAATCTATACTCGGAATGAGTGTCTACAAGCATTGTTACCAGACAAAGGTTTTACTAACAAAAATTTACAGTTATTAGAATCTTTAATTTCTAAAAACTTGAATATTTCTTGCACTTATCACTCTTACTCAAACAATCAGAGCCTCAATATTTACTCAAAAAAACACGACAAAAAATTTGATTTTAGTGGCAATTTTAGAGTTAATACCACCCTACATGGACTGACTTTTGAGATTATAGATTTTGATTTATATATTCGAAATAAAAAAATAAATTTTGATAATTTTTATAGATTCTACCAAAATTTCATTAATCAGTTAGAATGTTATGCGTCACATTTGGGATTCACACAAATAGCTATAAATATAAATCCCTATATTGATGACAATTTATCAGAACTGGTAGATCCTCGAGATATCAACATACCTGATTTGAAGTTTTTAATAGCTCACTCAAACTACTCCAATAGAGAAAATGAGTTGATAAAAATGTCAATTATTAAAAATCGACATTACAGAGAATTTTCACATGATTACGCTTTTCAAACTGCAAATAAAAAAATCAATACAATCAACCATTATATCGATTCGTTACCTAGACTCAATTTTTTTGAAAAAGAAAAAAGACGACTTTCAATGTTATCAGAAAAAAATATTCATTCTAATCATTATACAAAAATATTTTTTAAACAATTGAATCCTGAAATAATCCCCAAAGAAAAACTAGAAAAGGATATGTTAAAACGATAG
- a CDS encoding type I toxin-antitoxin system Fst family toxin yields the protein MDKFVSLIVDPILVGIVTNLFSHWLNEKKKR from the coding sequence TTGGATAAATTTGTATCACTGATAGTTGACCCTATACTTGTCGGTATTGTGACGAACCTTTTTTCTCATTGGTTAAATGAAAAAAAGAAGCGGTAG
- a CDS encoding TOPRIM nucleotidyl transferase/hydrolase domain-containing protein: protein MLNCGEPNEHYEGDFISEGKVLELYLNTIIESFEFYQTLLYRKVIIVEGLTEKLILQKVPLNDLDYQNFYFSNGKIHFPFYIELFKFFGLDVVAMFDSDEAPSNETNGSSKFVYKLTCYLKQKYLEDTQVKLIVSQSKDLEQDYEVNQILDDFSDDSGIKKNKLSGDNFFKPYIASFCFEENNWKYEQLSRKIIGEDDNNRFEFN from the coding sequence TTGTTAAATTGTGGTGAGCCGAATGAACATTATGAAGGTGATTTTATATCAGAAGGTAAGGTATTAGAGTTATACTTAAATACAATTATAGAATCTTTTGAATTTTATCAAACCTTGTTATATAGGAAAGTAATTATTGTTGAAGGTTTAACTGAAAAGTTAATTCTTCAAAAAGTCCCACTAAATGATTTAGATTATCAAAATTTTTATTTTTCAAATGGAAAAATCCATTTTCCATTCTATATTGAATTGTTTAAATTTTTTGGATTAGATGTAGTTGCTATGTTTGATTCAGATGAAGCCCCTTCTAATGAAACTAATGGGAGCTCTAAATTTGTATATAAACTAACTTGTTATTTGAAACAAAAATATCTTGAAGATACACAAGTAAAATTAATTGTAAGTCAAAGTAAAGATTTAGAACAAGATTATGAAGTAAATCAAATTTTAGATGATTTTTCTGATGATAGTGGGATAAAGAAAAATAAATTGAGTGGAGATAATTTTTTTAAACCGTATATTGCATCATTTTGTTTTGAAGAAAATAATTGGAAATATGAGCAACTTTCAAGAAAAATAATTGGTGAAGATGATAACAACAGATTTGAATTTAATTAA